In Topomyia yanbarensis strain Yona2022 chromosome 2, ASM3024719v1, whole genome shotgun sequence, one DNA window encodes the following:
- the LOC131681242 gene encoding uncharacterized protein LOC131681242: protein MSTFSKKIVCYITFLVVCNFGVRFAEVIEVMDNNRTYQQNFDGLPDDGGGPGTRILSRKRRFVSFPEGSSFQVVYDQTIPVIGSTLLFTVGVTVAAAWQLPSVSNFEILRLLQEKISGGSLLRRTDENVNDTTLYDTSTSGYDKASYDAYYYSSRRNQSYYPSTSGKQNIFSYYYDSPTRQQSNNGRIKYYTSEKEYAGDVNDKYRTKWKQPSSSSGYANFPPNYVTAPNGSQKNWGNLVTSYLQDWVRRHPPNYPMHRKRFYPVFGKRSIDEHTHPEDKFFLDHHRSTRHKLYRKIETFLDAKGKHGHHCVLRALCECGQKRDGVQPESFLREILKAVFSLPTTHEDPVDYTHRTYDEAHAHTGDCAKRYPFCKDSIWSEDFIF, encoded by the exons ATGagtacattttcgaaaaaaattgtttgctaCATTACGTTCCTCGTAGTTTGTAATTTTGGAGTTCGATTCGCGGAAGTGATCGAAGTAATGGACAACAACAGAACCTACCAACAAAATTTTGACGGTTTGCCTGATGACGGAGGAGGACCGGGAACGAGAATCCTTTCACGGAAAAGACGTTTCGTATCATTCCCGGAAGGAAGCTCATTCCAAGTTG TCTACGATCAGACCATCCCAGTGATAGGCAGCACTCTCCTGTTTACCGTCGGTGTGACGGTTGCCGCGGCGTGGCAGCTTCCCAGTGTATCCAACTTTGAAATACTCCGACTACTGCAGGAAAAAATCTCCGGTGGTTcacttcttcgccgtacggatGAAAACGTCAACGATACCACGCTGTACGATACCAGCACCAGCGGCTACGACAAGGCTAGCTACGATGCGTACTATTACAGCAGTCGGCGTAATCAGAGCTACTATCCCAGCACCAGTGGGAAGCAAAACATTTTCAGCTACTATTACGACAGTCCAACGCGACAACAATCGAACAATGGTCGAATAAAATATTATACCAGTGAAAAGGAATACGCTGGTGATGTAAATGACAAGTATCGGACCAAGTGGAAGCAACCGAGCAGCAGTAGTGGCTATGCTAATTTCCCCCCTAACTATGTAACTGCACCCAACGGATCCCAGAAAAATTGGGGCAATCTTGTTACCAG CTATCTACAAGACTGGGTTCGCCGGCATCCTCCAAATTACCCAATGCACAGAAAACGGTTCTATCCCGTGTTTGGCAAACGAAGCATTGACGAGCATACACATCCGGAAGACAAATTCTTTCTGGATCATCATCGATCAACGCGGCACAAACTGTATCGGAAAATCGAAACGTTTTTGGATGC GAAAGGCAAACATGGTCATCACTGTGTGTTACGGGCCCTATGTGAATGTGGCCAAAAAAGGGACGGTGTGCAGCCGGAATCTTTCCTCCGTGAAATCCTGAAGGCTGTTTTCAG CTTACCAACTACACATGAAGACCCGGTCGATTACACGCATCGAACGTATGACGAGGCTCATGCACATACTGGAGATTGTGCAaaacggtatcctttttgcaaGGACAGTATCTGGTCCGAGGATTTTATATTCTGA